From the genome of Ananas comosus cultivar F153 linkage group 18, ASM154086v1, whole genome shotgun sequence, one region includes:
- the LOC109724265 gene encoding calcium-binding protein 39 encodes MSFFFKVSKPRASPPELARSPPELARAIKESLLALDTKTVAKALEEVEKNIVSLRQILSGDGESEPSQEQIQQLALEICKEDVLSLFVQKLPTLGWEARKDLVHSWCILLRQQVNSSYCCVEYIENHLDLLDFLVVCYNNKEIALNCGNMLRECIKYPTLAKYILESTSFELFFKYVELPNFDIASDALATFKDLLTKHETEVSEFLSTHYEQFFELYEKLLISANYVTRRQSVKFLSEFLLEPPNSQIMKRYILEVRYLRIMMALLKDSSKNIQICAFHVFKVFVANPNKPREIIEVLIDNHEELLKLLHNLPTSKGEDEQFEEERDLIIKEIERLAHRSKAAA; translated from the exons ATGTCGTTCTTCTTCAAGGTGTCGAAGCCCCGAGCGTCTCCTCCCGAGCTCGCCAGGTCTCCTCCCGAGCTCGCCAGGGCCATCAAGGAGAGCCTCCTCGCCCTCGACACGAAGACCGTCGCCAAG GCACTTGAAGAAGtcgaaaaaaatattgtttcatTGAGACAGATACTTTCTGGAGATGGAGAATCTGAACCAAGTCAAGAACAGATTCAGCAATTAGCTCTTGAAATTTGCAAGGAGGatgttctctccctctttgtCCAAAAGTTACCCACGTTGGGTTGGGAA GCTAGAAAAGATCTAGTTCACTCCTGGTGCATCTTGTTAAGACAGCAGGTTAACTCTAGTTATTGCTGCGTGGAGTACATTGAGAATCACTTGGATCTTTTGGATTTCCTTGTTGTTTG CTACAATAACAAGGAAATTGCGTTGAACTGTGGCAATATGTTGAGAGAATGCATCAAATATCCAACACTGGCAAA ATATATACTGGAGTCCACCAGTTTTGAGTTGTTCTTCAAGTATGTTGAATTGCCAAACTTCGATATTGCTTCTGATGCTCTAGCCACGTTCAAG GATTTGCTTACTAAGCATGAAACTGAAGTATCTGAGTTCTTGAGCACCCATTACGAACAG TTCTTTGAACTCTATGAAAAGCTATTGATTTCTGCTAATTATGTAACAAGAAGGCAATCAGTGAAG TTTCTTTCGGAGTTTCTTTTGGAACCaccaaattcacaaataatgaaGCGCTACATTTTGGAAGTTCGCTACTTGAGAATTATGATGGCACTGCTGAAG GATTCAAGCAAAAATATCCAGATTTGTGCTTTCCATGTTTTTAAG GTATTTGTTGCCAATCCAAATAAGCCACGTGAAATTATCGAGGTATTGATAGACAATCATGAAGAGTTGTTGAAGCTACTACACAATCTTCCCACAAGCAAAG GTGAAGATGAGCAATttgaagaagagagagatttgATTATAAAGGAAATTGAAAGACTCGCACATCGATCAAAGGCCGCAGCTTAG